One Salvelinus fontinalis isolate EN_2023a chromosome 11, ASM2944872v1, whole genome shotgun sequence DNA window includes the following coding sequences:
- the LOC129864797 gene encoding angiopoietin-related protein 5-like, which yields MWNRIFFCGLVVCLICLTDQTQGQKKTLVVQGTDCTQIKTLSPRATSGVYVIQPAGVRSPFKVYCEMLVDGGWTVFQRRTGAEVIFNRKWAVYKQGFGHLRKDHWLGLSKVFALTKGRGRSSTMRVDLWDFEGSTAFAEYSDFRLGTEKEAYKLNVGAYRGNAGDAIRGKYAGIDQNGFGFSTNDKDNDGCSPCIFGDIAENTCSFSEGGGGWWYSRCGSASLNGDWHPAGEHIGWASGLHWETWKGPAPYSARASRMMIKSV from the exons atgtggaataggATATTTTTTTGTGGACTGGTTGTCTGTCTCATCTGCCTCACTGACCAGACTCAG GGCCAGAAAAAAACTTTAGTTGTTCAAG GGACAGATTGCACACAGATCAAAACTCTCTCCCCTCGAGCCACCAGTGGAGTGTATGTCATTCAGCCTGCAGGAGTCAGATCCCCCTTTAAG GTGTATTGTGAGATGCTGGTGGACGGAGGCTGGACAGTCTTTCAGAGGCGTACCGGGGCAGAGGTTATTTTCAACAGGAAGTGGGCAGTGTACAAACAAGGCTTTGGGCATCTACGGA AGGACCACTGGCTGGGTCTGAGTAAGGTGTTTGCTCTAACAAAGGGCAGGGGGCGAAGTTCGACCATGAGGGTCGACCTGTGGGACTTTGAAGGGAGCACTGCCTTTGCTGAGTACAGTGACTTCCGTCTGGGCACGGAGAAGGAGGCCTATAAGCTGAACGTTGGAGCCTACAGGGGCAACGCAG GTGACGCCATCCGTGGGAAATACGCCGGCATTGACCAAAATGGCTTTGGCTTCAGCACAAACGACAAGGACAATGATGGCTGCTCGCCCTGCATCTTTGGCGACATCGCCGAGAACACGTGCAGCTTctcggagggaggaggagggtggtggtACAGTCGCTGTGGTTCTGCCAGCCTAAACGGAGACTGGCACCCCGCCGGCGAACACATCGGCTGGGCCTCCGGCCTCCACTGGGAGACCTGGAAAGGACCTGCCCCATACTCGGCCCGAGCGAGCCGCATGATGATTAAGTCTGTGTGA